GCTAACAAGCCTACTATCATCAAGCTCCCTAAGGTAAACCACAATACCAACAATCCTATCAACAACAACCACGATCTCAACCTCAAGGGAGGTATCAACACCCAAATAGTAGATCTAACCCTCCTCAAGGCAATCAAGACCCTCCTCCCAATCAACCTTACATGAATGACCCACTTCAAGCCTTTATGCATGAGCAACGAGAATTTCACAAGAAACAAGAAGCATATATGGCTACAATTGCCGAAGCACTCTCCCGTTAGGCTCTTTCTCCTCCAGCTACACAAAATGACCAACAAGTCTTAACTTCTAGTGGTTTGCCCTCTCAACCTCAACCGAATCCTAAGGGAAGCATCAACACTATTACCCTTACGAGTGGCACCAAATTAGATGAAATTGGTGTTGTGCCTACAAATTCGAGTGAGGAGCCACTCAATAAAGGAAAaggggaggaagtggaagtgaCAAGAGATGAGGAAGGAAGTGTTGCAAAAGATGAGGAGGGGCCACTCAAGGTCAAGGAGCCAAAATGGAAAAATCCGCTTGAAGAGCCTATGCCCATTCCATTTCCAACTTTGACTAAGAAGGccaaaaagcaagaaaaactTGATCCCAACATGGTGAAAATCTTTAAGAATGTTGAAGTCACCATCCCACTCTTTCAGAACATTCAACAAGTGCCCAAATATGCCAAGTTCCTCAAAGAAGTCTGCACACATAAGGAAAAAATTGGCGAGCTCAACAAAAGGTCGGTAGATGATTCTATCTCTTCACTAATTCCTGAAAAATGCAATGATCCTGGCTCGTGTTTGGTTACTTGTTTGATTGGTGGAGTGAAGTTCATGGACTGTATGTGCGACTTGGGGGCGTGTGTAAGTATCATGCCACTTCCCATTTATGATAGATTAAACTTGCCACCAGTTAAGAGATCAGGGGCGAgatttgtgttagcagataagaGCATTGTATCAGTTGTGGGGATTGCAAAAAATGTGCTAATTGACATCCAAGGATTACTCTTTCCGGTAGACTTTCACATTTTGGAGACCCCTCCTATTAACTCAGACAAGCCATCATCCATACTCCTTGGGCGGCCGTTTTTAAAGACGGTCCGTTTCAAACTGGATGCACATTCGGGAGTCTATTCTTTTTAGGCCGATGACAAGGTGGTAGAATTCACTTTGGAAGAGTCCAAGAAACCAGTTCTCGAAGCCTACTCTATCTTTGGGTGCGATATAATTGAAGAGCAAGTGATTGAGGATGGCAAGGAgcaagaagaaaacaagaatgcCAAGGAGTTAGAGATCTTCCTCGTTGGAGAAGTTTCAAAGTGACCCATGAAGCCATGAAAAGTCCAACTTAGGACTCTAAACCAAAGTGCTTGGTAGGAGATACCCCACCATGATAACATTTTTCCAACTTTATCTTTTGTTTATAGCTTTTTGAATTAGTTGCTTTCTTGTGGTATGATGATTAGCTTAAGTTTGGTTTGATATTTTTGAGTTGAATAAGTTGAATTGCTTGTGGATCATGAATTTATGCATGTTTGAATGATTTGGGGTTGATATGTTGATGTGCTAAGGCTTAGGACCTTAGTTTTgaagagaaattttttttgtgaaacagggcatctgtgcgtacgcaccctGCTGTACGTGCGCACAAAACTATGATTTTTGCCATTTGTGCGCGCGCACAAGCATGTGCGCCCGCACACCCTTTACAGTGCCCTCTGGTCACAGCGCCAACACAGCCTGCGCGTAGGCGCTGCCCTGTTTTTCTTGATCTGTGTGTGCGCACTGctttgtgcgtatgcacacgtCTCCTTTTTCGCGCTACTTGTGCGGCCGCACAGACGTGTGCGTCCGCACGCCATTCAACAGCCCCTCTATTGGGAGCATTGGCATGGGTTGTGTGCATCAACAACCCTCCTATCTTTGcttctgtgcgtgcgcacgcacacatgatTCTTCCCTCAAGCAaacctttttcttaaaaaaagcaAAGGATTCTGTGCGAGCGCATGCTACTGTGCGTCCGCACGCGTTAGTGCAACCCCTCTGTTGGGAGCGTTCGCACGTTCTGTGCACTCGCATCCCTCCCTCTTTTCGTGCCTTATGTGTGCGCACcagcttgtgcgtacgcacacacccCTCTTTCTAGCCACCTCTGTGCGTGCGCTCCCAGCCATGTGTCTGCACACTCTAATGCAGCCTTTCTGTTTGCAGCGATCGCACGCTGTGTGCGTTCGCACCCTTCCAATTTTTGCCTTCTGTGCACCCGCAGAcctttgtgcgtgcgcacacggCGCGTTTTGGGAAATAACAAGGCAAGCCCCCTGTTGAGACAgcagcatttttcttttcttcttccctgcACTGCTGCTGCTCTCTACCTCTGCCCAGCCCTCAGGCGACCTCGCCAgccaccgccaccgccaccGCCGTCAGCCGCCCCCTCTCTCTCAtacctctcttttctttctttctctcttttctttctcttttctttcttcaccaCCGGTGAGTCTTTCTCCTCCGGTGCTTTTCCGGAGAAACCAACTACCGTGAATTCGCAGTGGCTATAAGAAGTGCCATTGTTTCCTTCCCCAATTCCTGTTCTCTTCAACTTTAAATTTTCAggttcttattttctctttatgTTGATTTTTacaattgtttttattttcttttcatgttgcttaaattgattttattgctctctttattcttctttgtaTTGCAAGTGTTGATACTTGACTGTTGGGTTGATTATGATTGAATTTGAGCATTGATTGTGATAAGTTTGCACATTGCATAtcacatgtttgataaaatgcctcAGTGAACATTTTGCTTGATTCATATGATATGGCCATCATATGCTTTCAATTTATCTCTTGTTAGGCATATTATATGAATTGTGCCAATTCAATTATGACTTTTGATGATAATCAAGTTGAACTTCTCAATGCATTTCCTCCTTTATATGATTTAAGTTCCAAACACCCACATCTTTTATAACCTATGCACCTTGTCGATGGGTGATTTTGGTTGTAAATGCATTGTGCTGTGGAACTCAAGTTCATTGTTCATCTTGAGATTTTGACTAAGTGATCACTTTACAATGGTCCAACTTTTGATGATGTCTTGATCAAACATCTTTTGGCTTTAAATCAAGAACATTGTATATGTGATTACCACTTCGTGAGAATGAACAATTGACATTTCCTTTTGAGTGAATGGTTATTGTTGGTGTCAACCTTTTTGTTAATGAACTTTCATGTTGACAACTTCAATGAACATTCCATTAAAAGAATTCATATGAATCCATTGGTGCTTGCTTGAAGTTGGTTTCATGTTCATACTTTATACCTGCAACTTAAGCACTTAATTGAGAAGCATTGAGCTTTGAATTGGCTAAGTGTGTGATTGCCATTGTATCCAGCCAGTGTGTGTGTTCCAACCGCGTGCACCCTTGGAATATACACACTGTCTTTTTTGGGAATCACACTACTTTAAAAGCTTCCaattgagaattgaattttttaGTGCTTCCTCATTactcttttattattgttgccctatgatcttgaaaaattttgttttttatttcagGATGCAGAAGAAAGGTAAATCACCGGTCCCTCTACCGGTTGTGCAACCTACAACTTGCCCATCTAGACCTCAATTCATGGATTGCCCAAGTGATAACCCAAATATCTTGGTGAACCAAAAAGCCGAGTTCTGATATGAGAAAATTGAGAAAAGGATAATCCATTGGGAGTGAACGCTTAAGGTTCCAAACAAATACAAGGCGGTTATCCATGAACGGATTGCCTCGCTTCATTGGGAGTTTCTTGAGTAAGACCCAATCGAAGTTAATGAAATCATGGTGCAGAAATTCTACTCCAACTACCAAACCTAGGAAGCGGAGTCAGTATTCCTCCGGGGAAAGAGGTTGGATACTTCCAACCGGGCTCTAGAAGCTATTTTGAAGATCCCCGACATTCCGCCTGAAAAAAATGATTATCTGAGAATCAAAGTGAATGTCTTCAAGGAGAGGATGTCTTTGGCTCCTATTCTTGAGGGAATTGGCTGTCCCGATGCTTCTTGGGAGTTTAGCAAAGGGAAGAAATATGTTCCCACTAGCATTTCTTACTCTGATTTGAATGTGGAGGCTCGTATTTAGCATCAAATTCTGGCGGACTACATCATTGCTAGCACCCATGCCACCCATGTCAAATTCAAGACTGCTTTGCTACTTTGGGCTATTATGGAAGGAAAGAACATAGCCATTTTACCTTTGTTACGCACATCAATTTGGAAACTAATTGagaaaaagaagatcaacatcCCTTTTCCATCGATGGTGATGCGTTTGGAAATAGTAGCGGGGGTAGAGAGGCAACCGTCGGACGTCATGTTTAAGATTCCAAAAGGCAACAAGTTCGTCCCGAAGGAAGGTTGATGAGCGGAtgatttgtatactttttggcattgtttttagtatgtttttgttatgatctagttagattttagtatatttttattagtttttagttgaaaatcatttttctggactttactatgagtttgtatgtttttctgtgatttcaggtattttctggctgaaattgagggacctgagcaaaaatctgattctgagaccaaaaaggactgcagatgctgttggattctgacctccctgcactcgaagtggattttctagagctacagaagcccaattggcgcgctctcaatggcgttggaaagtagacatcctgggctttccagcaatatatgatagtctatactttgcccaagatttgatggcccaaaccggcgttcaaagtcacctcaagaaatcccagcgttaaacgctggaactggcacccaaatgggagttaaacgcccaaactggcacNNNNNNNNNNNNNNNNNNNNNNNNNNNNNNNNNNNNNNNNNNNNNNNNNNNNNNNNNNNNNNNNNNNNNNNNNNNNNNNNNNNNNNNNNNNNNNNNNNNNNNNNNNNNNNNNNNNNNNNNNNNNNNNNNNNNNNNNNNNNNNNNNNNNNNNNNNNNNNNNNNNNNNNNNNNNNNNNNNNNNNNNNNNNNNNNNNNNNNNNNNNNNNNNNNNNNNNNNNNNNNNNNNNNNNNNNNNNNNNNNNNNNNNNNNNNNNNNNNNNNNNNNNNNNNNNNNNNNNNNNNNNNNNNNNNNNNNNNNNNNNNNNNNNNNNNNNNNNNNNNNNNNNNNNNNNNNNNNNNNNNNNNNNNNNNNNNNNNNNNNNNNNNNNNNNNNNNNNNNNNNNNNNNNNNNNNNNNNNNNNNNNNNNNNNNNNNNNNNNNNNNNNNNNNNNNNNNNNNNNNNNNNNNNNNNNNNNNNNNNNNNNNNNNNNNNNNNNNNNNNNNNNNNNNNNNNNNNNNNNNNNNNNNNNNNNNNNNNNNNNNNNNNNNNNNNNNNNNNNNNNNNNNNNNNNNNNNNNNNNNNNNNNNNNNNNNNNNNNNNNNNNNNNNNNNNNNNNNNNNNNNNNNNNNNNNNNNNNNNNNNNNNNNNNNNNNNNNNNNNNNNNNNNNNNNNNNNNNNNNNNNNNNNNNNNNNNNNNNNNNNNNNNNNNNNNNNNNNNNNNNNNNNNNNNNNNNNNNNNNNNNNNNNNNNNNNNNNNNNNNNNNNNNNNNNNNNNNNNNNNNNNNNNNNNNNNNNNNNNNNNNNNNNNNNNNNNNNNNNNNNNNNNNNNNNNNNNNNNNNNNNNNNNNNNNNNNNNNNNNNNNNNNNNNNNNNNNNNNNNNNNNNNNNNNNNNNNNNNNNNNNNNNNNNNNNNNNNNNNNNNNNNNNNNNNNNNNNNNNNNNNNNNNNNNNNNNNNNNNNNNNNNNNNNNNNNNNNNNNNNNNNNNNNNNNNNNNNNNNNNNNNNNNNNNNNNNNNNNNNNNNNNNNNNNNNNNNNNNNNNNNNNNNNNNNNNNNNNNNNNNNNNNNNNNNNNNNNNNNNNNNNNNNNNNNNNNNNNNNNNNNNNNNNNNNNNNNNNNNNNNNNNNNNNNNNNNNNNNNNNNNNNNNNNNNNNNNNNNNNNNNNNNNNNNNNNNNNNNNNNNNNNNNNNNNNNNNNNNNNNNNNNNNNNNNNNNNNNNNNNNNNNNNNNNNNNNNNNNNNNNNNNNNNNNNNNNNNNNNNNNNNNNNNNNNNNNNNNNNNNNNNNNNNNNNNNNNNNNNNNNNNNNNNNNNNNNNNNNNNNNNNNNNNNNNNNNNNNNNNNNNNNNNNNNNNNNNNNNNNNNNattgctaaggcttggctggcctctggccatgtctagtgttttggaccgaagctttcttagaaagcttggctggctgcaAAGCCAtatctaattcctggaccggagtcttagactaacattgcactgattcctggaattctcattaagaattttgatacctttccacttaattttcgaaaaacacaaaaaaaaaaatttacaaaatcataaaatccaaaaatatttcttgtttgagtctagagtctcatcataagtttggtgtcaattgcatgcattcatatgtcttagtgatcttcaagatgttcttgatgatttacttgctctgatctttgaattctattgacttgagtgttttgtgtgtctcatatgcattNNNNNNNNNNATCAATTTGACTTgattgttttgtgtgtctcatatgcattttcattttgttagtgtcagtagtttacaaactgctaagtttggtgtcttgcatgcattgttatttgattcttgttgcattttggtttgtccttattattaaaaatccaaaaatatttttaatttgtatcttttcaagtcaataatacagagaattgaagattcagaacatacagcagaggaagtgcacagaaaaagctgggcgttcaaaacgcccagtgaagaaggacagactggcgtttaaacgccagccagggtacctggttgggcgtttaacgcccaaaaaggtagcattttgggcgttaaagttgggcgtttaacgcccaaaagggtagcattttgggcgttaaacgccagaatggataccattctgggcgtttaacgcaagGATGGCTAgaaaggaagattttgttttcaaatcaaattttttctaagttttcaaaatcttttcaaaatcaaatctttttcaaatcaatttttcaatcaaatctttttcaaaattaacttctttcctttttcaaggaaacttactatcaattaatgatttgattcaacatttcaagtatgttaccttttctgttgagaagggtttaatgattgaatcatatcttttcttgttagtcaagtttttaattttcaaatcaaatctttttaaaatgttttcaaatcatatcttttaaaattgttttcaaatcagatcctttcaatcatatcttttttaaaaccataacctttcaaatcatatcttcttaaccacacctttttcaaaatagttttcaatcaaatctttctgatttctaatttcaaaatctttttcaaaaatcatttgatttcttttcacttttcattttcgaaaattaagtaatgttttttcaaaaatattttttttaaattttccacttaattttcgaaaatgacttccctccttctcacatccttctatttatggactaacactatcccttaatgcaaaattcgaactccatctNNNNNNNNNNNNNNNNNNNNNNNNNNNNNNNNNNNNNNNNNNNNNNNNNNNNNNNNNNNNNNNNNNNNNNNNNNNNNNNNNNNNNNNNNNNNNNNNNNNNNNNNNNNNNNNNNNNNNNNNNNNNNNNNNNNNNNNNNNNNNNNNNNNNNNNNNNNNNNNNNNNNNNNNNNNNNNNNNNNNNNNNNNNNNNNNNNNNNNNNNNNNNNNNNNNNNNNNNNNNNNNNNNNNNNNNNNNNNNNNNNNNNNNNNNNNNNNNNNNNNNNNNNNNNNNNNNNNNNNNNNNNNNNNNNNNNNNNNNNNNNNNNNNNNNNNNNNNNNNNNNNNNNNNNNNNNNNNNNNNNNNNNNNNNNNNNNNNNNNNNNNNNNNNNNNNNNNNNNNNNNNNNNNNNNNNNNNNNNNNNNNNNNNNNNNNNNNNNNNNNNNNNNNNNNNNNNNNNNNNNNNNNNNNNNNNNNNNNNNNNNNNNNNNNNNNNNNNNNNNNNNNNNNNNNNNNNNNNNNNNNNNNNNNNNNNNNNNNNNNNNNNNNNNNNNNNNNNNNNNNNNNNNNNNNNNNNNNNNNNNNNNNNNNNNNNNNNNNNNNNNNNNNNNNNNNNNNNNNNNNNNNNNNNNNNNNNNNNNNNNNNNNNNNNNNNNNNNNNNNNNNNNNNNNNNNNNNNNNNNNNNNNNNNNNNNNNNNNNNNNNNNNNNNNNNNNNNNNNNNNNNNNNNNNNNNNNNNNNNNNNNNNNNNNNNNNNNNNNNNNNNNNNNNNNNNNNNNNNNNNNNNNNNNNNNNNNNNNNNNNNNNNNNNNNNNNNNNNNNNNNNNNNNNNNNNNNNNNNNNNNNNNNNNNNNNNNNNNNNNNNNNNNNNNNNNNNNNNNNNNNNNNNNNNNNNNNNNNNNNNNNNNNNNNNNNNNNNNNNNNNNNNNNNNNNNNNNNNNNNNNNNNNNNNNNNNNNNNNNNNNNNNNNNNNNNNNNNNNNNNNNNNNNNNNNNNNNNNNNNNNNNNNNNNNNNNNNNNNNNNNNNNNNNNNNNNNNNNNNNNNNNNNNNNNNNNNNNNNNNNNNNNNNNNNNNNNNNNNNNNNNNNNNNNNNNNNNNNNNNNNNNNNNNNNNNNNNNNNNNNNNNNNNNNNNNNNNNNNNNNNNNNNNNNNNNNNNNNNNNNNNNNNNNNNNNNNNNNNNNNNNNNNNNNNNtagcaatagcaagccttttccatcatcttctcagcaacagacagagggttctaagcagaataattCTGACTtggcaaccatggtctctgatctaatcaaaatcacttaaagtttcatgactgaaacaaggtcttccattagaaacttggaaggacaagtgggtcagctgagcaagaaaattactgaactccctccaagtactctcccaagcaatactgaagaaaatccaaaaggagaatgcaaggccatcaacatggccgaattctgggaggaagaagaggcagtgaacgccactgagggagacctcactggacgtccactggcctctaatgagttccccaatgaggaaccttgggaatctgaggctcaaactgagaccatagagattccattggacttacttctgccattcatgagctctgatgagtattcttcctctgaagaggatgagtatgtcactgaagagcaagttgctaaataccttggagcaatcatgaagctgaatgacaagttatttggaaatgagacttgggaggatgaaacccctttgctcaccaaagaactggatgacttgtctaggcagaaactgcctcaaaagaggcaggatcctgggaagttttctataccttgtaccataggcaccatgaccttcaagaaggccttgtgtgacttagggtcaagtgtaaacctcatgcccctctctgtaatggagaaNNNNNNNNNNNNNNNNNNNNNNNNNNNNNNNNNNNNNNNNNNNNNNNNNNNNNNNNNNNNNNNNNNNNNNNNNNNNNNNNNNNNNNNNNNNNNNNNNNNNNNNNNNNNNNNNNNNNNNNNNNNNNNNNNNNNNNNNNNNNNNNNNNNNNNNNNNNNNNNNNNNNNNNNNNNNNNNNNNNNNNNNNNNNNNNNNNNNNNNNNNNNNNNNNNNNNNNNNNNNNNNNNNNNNNNNNNNNNNNNNNNNNNNNNNNNNNNNNNNNNNNNNNNNNNNNNNNNNNNNNNNNNNNNNNNNNNNNNNNNNNNNNNNNNNNNNNNNNNNNNNNNNNNNNNNNNNNNNNNNNNNNNNNNNNNNNNNNNNNNNNNNNNNNNNNNNNNNNNNNNNNNNNNNNNNNNNNNNNNNNNNNNNNNNNNNNNNNNNNNNNNNNNNNNNNNNNNNNNNNNNNNNNNNNNNNNNNNNNNNNNNNNNNNNNNNNNNNNNNNNNNNNNNNNNNNNNNNNNNNNNNNNNNNNNNNNNNNNNNNNNNNNNNNNNNNNNNNNNNNNNNNNNNNNNNNNNNNNNNNNNNNNNNNNNNNNNNNNNNNNNNNNNNNNNNNNNNNNNNNNNNNNNNNNNNNNNNNNNNNNNNNNNNNNNNNNNNNNNNNNNNNNNNNNNNNNNNNNNNNNNNNNNNNNNNNNNNNNNNNNNNNNNNNNNNNNNNNNNNNNNNNNNNNNNNNNNNNNNNNNNNNNNNNNNNNNNNNNNNNNNNNNNNNNNNNNNNNNNNNNNNNNNNNNNNNNNNNNNNNNNNNNNNNNNNNNNNNNNNNNNNNNNNNNNNNNNNNNNNNNNNNNNNNNNNNNNNNNNNNNNNNNNNNNNNNNNNNNNNNNNNNNNNNNNNNNNNNNNNNNNNNNNNNNNNNNNNNNNNNNNNNNNNNNNNNNNNNNNNNNNNNNNNNNNNNNNNNNNNNNNNNNNNNNNNNNNNNNNNNNNNNNNNNNNNNNNNNNNNNNNNNNNNNNNNNNNNNNNNNNNNNNNNNNNNNNNNNNNNNNNNNNNNNNNNNNNNNNNNNNNNNNNNNNNNNNNNNNNNNNNNNNNNNNNNNNNNNNNNNNNNNNNNNNNNNNNNNNNNNNNNNNNNNNNNNNNNNNNNNNNNNNNNNNNNNNNNNNNNNNNNNNNNNNNNNNNNNNNNNNNNNNNNNNNNNNNNNNNNNNNNNNNNNNNNNNNNNNNNNNNNNNNNNNNNNNNNNNNNNNNNNNNNNNNNNNNNNNNNNNNNNNNNNNNNNNNNNNNNNNNNNNNNNNNNNNNNNNNNNNNNNNNNNNNNNNNNNNNNNNNNNNNNNNNNNNNNNNNNNNNNNNNNNNNNNNNNNNNNNNNNNNNNNNNNNNNNNNNNNNNNNNNNNNNNNNNNNNNNNNNNNNNNNNNNNNNNNNNNNNNNNNNNNNNNNNNNNNNNNNNNNNNNNNNNNNNNNNNNNNNNNNNNNNNNNNNNNNNNNNNNNNNNNNNNNNNNNNNNNNNNNNNNNNNNNNNNNNNNNNNNNNNNNNNNNNNNNNNNNNNNNNNNNNNNNNNNNNNNNNNNNNNNNNNNNNNNNNNNNNNNNNNNNNNNNNNNNNNNNNNNNNNNNNNNNNNNNNNNNNNNNNNNNNNNNNNNNNNNNNNNNNNNNNNNNNNNNNNNNNNNNNNNNNNNNNNNNNNNNNNNNNNNNNNNNNNNNNNNNNNNNNNNNNNNNNNNNNNNNNNNNNNNNNNNNNNNNNNNNNNNNNNNNNNNNNNNNNNNNNNNNNNNNNNNNNNNNNNNNNNNNNNNNNNNNNNNNNNNNNNNNNNNNNNNNNNNNNNNNNNNNNNNNNNNNNNNNNNNNNNNNNNNNNNNNNNNNNNNNNNNNNNNNNNNNNNNNNNNNNNNNNNNNNNNNNNNNNNNNNNNNNNNNNNNNNNNNNNNNNNNNNNNNNNNNNNNNNNNNNNNNNNNNNNNNNNNNNNNNNNNNNNNNNNNNNNNNNNNNNNNNNNNNNNNNNNNNNNNNNNNNNNNNNNNNNNNNNNNNNNNNNNNNNNNNNNNNNNNNNNNNNNNNNNNNNNNNNNNNNNNNNNNNNNNNNNNNNNNNNNNNNNNNNNNNNNNNNNNNNNNNNNNNNNNNNNNNNNNNNNNNNNNNNNNNNNNNNNNNNNNNNNNNNNNNNNNNNNNNNNNNNNNNNNNNNNNNNNNNNNNNN
The genomic region above belongs to Arachis duranensis cultivar V14167 chromosome 3, aradu.V14167.gnm2.J7QH, whole genome shotgun sequence and contains:
- the LOC107480235 gene encoding uncharacterized protein LOC107480235 — encoded protein: MEEIKTKDGGIILIKGGIKLLKLNLIQANKPTIIKLPKALSPPATQNDQQVLTSSGLPSQPQPNPKGSINTITLTSGTKLDEIGVVPTNSSEEPLNKGKGEEVEVTRDEEGSVAKDEEGPLKVKEPKWKNPLEEPMPIPFPTLTKKAKKQEKLDPNMVKIFKNVEVTIPLFQNIQQVPKYAKFLKEVCTHKEKIGELNKRSVDDSISSLIPEKCNDPGSCLVTCLIGGVKFMDCMCDLGACVSIMPLPIYDRLNLPPVKRSGARFVLADKSIVSVVGIAKNVLIDIQGLLFPVDFHILETPPINSDKPSSILLGRPFLKTADDKVVEFTLEESKKPVLEAYSIFGCDIIEEQVIEDGKEQEENKNAKELEIFLVGEVSK